A window of the Scytonema millei VB511283 genome harbors these coding sequences:
- a CDS encoding DUF1802 family protein, whose protein sequence is MLLTTIHALKEWAVAVKAIERGETILLLRKGGIRESGGRFQVDRDEVLLYPTYEHQQPELLKPEYAAQVTPVASGWHPETIRIGGWAKITDIVPVLDETIVNALLPFHVWNEKFIRDRLKWKPRQPVYVLLLRAYKLPQVHQISYRTEYGGCRSWIDLNEAIDLEAATPVLDDVTYEQKVSEIRNEIDYLPRLNPVPREAFDHNNNSPV, encoded by the coding sequence ATGTTACTAACCACAATCCATGCACTCAAGGAATGGGCGGTTGCTGTTAAGGCGATCGAACGGGGCGAAACAATCTTGCTATTGCGTAAAGGTGGTATCCGTGAAAGTGGCGGACGGTTTCAAGTCGATCGCGACGAGGTTCTACTTTACCCCACTTACGAACACCAACAGCCCGAATTACTCAAGCCTGAGTATGCTGCGCAAGTGACCCCGGTAGCATCTGGTTGGCATCCTGAGACAATTCGGATAGGTGGTTGGGCAAAGATTACTGATATTGTGCCAGTGTTAGACGAGACAATTGTGAATGCTTTGCTACCGTTTCATGTTTGGAACGAAAAATTTATTCGCGATCGCCTCAAATGGAAACCCCGTCAACCCGTGTATGTCTTACTTTTGCGGGCTTATAAGTTACCACAAGTACATCAAATTTCCTATCGTACAGAATATGGCGGTTGCAGATCGTGGATCGATTTAAATGAAGCGATCGATCTTGAGGCTGCTACACCAGTTTTAGATGATGTCACCTACGAGCAAAAAGTTTCAGAAATTCGGAATGAGATCGACTATTTACCGCGACTGAATCCAGTTCCTCGCGAAGCTTTTGACCACAACAACAATTCCCCTGTTTGA